The Vigna unguiculata cultivar IT97K-499-35 chromosome 11, ASM411807v1, whole genome shotgun sequence genomic sequence agagaacaaactgGCATACACTGAGTACCTTCGTGCTGGAGAGGTCGTGCATTGGTGGTCCAGCATGAAGATGATGTTGGAAGACAGTCAAGAGACCATCACCTGGGAACTATTTAAGAAGAAGTTCTATGCAGAGTACTTCCCAGATAGTGTGAGGTATGCGAAGGAGGTTGAGTTCTTGCAGCTGATGCAAGGAGACATGTCAGTGTCGGAGTACGCTGAAAAGTTTAAACACTTGGGCAGATTTCACACCCTGAAGATGGCAGATGACTGGCAGTGTAGAAAGTTTGAGAATGGGTTGAGGGGTGACCTCAAACTAATGGTGGCTCCACTCTCTATCAAGGAATTTCCTGCCTTGGTGGAGAAGGCAAGAGTAATGGAGAAGCTTAAGACTGAAGTTGAAGCCCAGTAGAGGTCTTAGCTGAAGGTgggaggaccatctgggtccataAGCAGACATGACGACAGGAGAAAGCCGTATTCTAGGCCTCAGTCTCAGGGGCCCAGGAGATTCTCACATCAACCTCAGCAGTCACAGCCTTCTAGGCCTCAGTGCTTTCACTGTAGGGGGCCTCATCTGAGGAGCGCCTGCCCCCAGCATTCTGACAGGAGGACATGCCATAGATGCGGCCAGACGGGTCACTTCATCAAGGATTGCCCAGTTGACAGGAGCACAGTACCAAGGCCTTCATCACAGCCTCAGTCACAGCCGTCGAGGGGAGGTGCGAGACCACAGGCGGCGGGTCGAGTGTATGCTGTGACGGGTGCAGAGGCAGCTGGATCAGGTAACCTCATCATCGGGTCTTGTGTGATAGCTGGTAAGAGATTACATGTTCTGTTTGATTCGGGGGCGATACATTCTTTTATGTCGGAATCTAGAGTGGTGGAGTTGGGTCTTCCGGTGAAGGAGCTCTAGTATGACCTGGTGGTGTCCACACCTGCTTCTGGGTTAGTTAGAACCTCGACCGTGTGTGCTAGGTGTAAGATCTAGGTTGAGGGGCGCAAGTACAGGGTAAACCTCATTTGTTTACCCTTGGTGGGGCTAGATGTCATATTGGGGATGGATTGACTATCTGCCAATCACATTATCATTGACTGCAACGTGAGGAAGGTGTTTTTTCCTAGCTTGGAAGATGAAGACCTGTTGATGTCCTCACAGCAGGTGGACAAGGCAGTGAAGGAAGGGTCTCAGTGCTTCTTAATTCTGACTCAATTGTCCGTTGAGACTGAAATTGGACCCTTGGAGGCGCCTGTAGTAGGGGATTTCTCATATGTGTTTCATGAGGATGTGCCTGGCCTACCCCCTACTAGGGAGATAGAGTTCTCCATTAACCTGGTGTCGGAAGCAGGGCCAATGTCTATAGCACCCTACAGAATAGCTCCTGCTGAGCTAGTGGAGTTGAAGAAACATATTGAAGAGCTGCTAGAAAAACAGTTTATCAGACCGAGTGTATCGCCGTCGGGAGCGCTAGTGTTGCTggttaaaaagaaagatggcaGTTCTAGACTTTGTGTGGACTACAGACAACTGAATAAGCtaaccatcaagaacaagtaccctCTGCCAAGAATtaacgacttgatggatcattTGCACGGTGCTGcagtgttctccaagattgatctgAGAtcaggataccatcagattcgagtcaagtctgatgatgtgcagaagaccgCTTTCAGGTCCAGGTACGGGcactacgagtatgtagtgatgTCGTTTGGTGTTACTAACGCCCCCgctttgttcatggactacatgaaccgaaTCTTCAGGCCATTCCTGGATAAGTTCGTGGTGATTTTCAT encodes the following:
- the LOC114170375 gene encoding uncharacterized protein LOC114170375, which produces MVPVGSVELWHLDLLHLLFQTQLVGVIEAMIAAMQQQNANMVNQQNLALQQMESTRLAIEATQQRHLEALHQIGENRSAAGSSQAPLPRVQEWSLEDFLEHHTSRFDGKVSPDGADQWMRDMERIYDAKRCPAENKLAYTEYLRAGEVVHWWSSMKMMLEDSQETITWELFKKKFYAEYFPDSVRYAKEVEFLQLMQGDMSVSEYAEKFKHLGRFHTLKMADDWQCRKFENGLRGDLKLMVAPLSIKEFPALVEKARVMEKLKTEVEAQHDDRRKPYSRPQSQGPRRFSHQPQQSQPSRPQCFHCRGPHLRSACPQHSDRRTCHRCGQTGHFIKDCPVDRSTVPRPSSQPQSQPSRGGARPQAAGRVYAVTGAEAAGSGNLIIGSCVIAGKRLHVLFDSGAIHSFMSESRVVELGLPVKELYLEDEDLLMSSQQVDKAVKEGSQCFLILTQLSVETEIGPLEAPVVGDFSYVFHEDVPGLPPTREIEFSINLVSEAGPMSIAPYRIAPAELVELKKHIEELLEKQFIRPSVSPSGALVLLVKKKDGSSRLCVDYRQLNKLTIKNKYPLPRINDLMDHLHGAAVFSKIDLRSGYHQIRVKSDDVQKTAFRSRYGHYEYVVMSFGVTNAPALFMDYMNRIFRPFLDKFVVIFIDGILIYSRTPKDHAEHLKIILSILREKQLYAKQSKCEFWMTSVQFLGHMISTEGISVDPSKVEVVLNWERPKRFIEGFSKIAAPLIQLTRKDQPFAWTDRCEESCLELKQKLTSTLVLVIPNTGKPFEVYCDASHQGLGCVLMHERRVVAYASRQLKNHEKNYPTHDLELAAVVFALKIWRHYLYGAQF